The DNA sequence ATATGCGTGCTCCTTTGGACTTCGCGTACTCAATCATGTCAACCATTTGAGGATGAAGCATGGGCTCTCCACCACCGGTGCAACGCATCCAGGCTCCATATGGACCGCATTCATCAGCGATCTTCTTCCACAGTTTTAAGGGCATATGCTCGCCATTGTGCTCTTTGTAATAGCGTCGGATATCCGAATTCGAATCGGTATATGGGCAATTCGGACAACCCATGTTACAGGGGTAAATGATGGAAATAATGACCATCAAAGGAAACTCCTCAGCTCCAGGCTTGAGGCCATATGTCTTATTTCCTTGAGGTTGTAGAGAATGCTCATGTGAATTTTCCAATGTCGAGTCTCCTTTCAATAGAACCACTCCTCAGAACTGCGTCTCCCGCTAGGTAAGCCAAACATCGCGCCCCTCAATCTCCGTTGCCACCGCTTGCCGAATGATGCGAACACCCGGCACCAGGCGGTGGCGCTTTTCCAGTGTGGCCCGATTTTGTCAGTGGAGTTCACACTCAGGACACTAAAACAGCGTGTAAATAAAATAAATGGTGAGGCGACCGACTCTTCCATCAGCATACCTAATACTTAATTTCGATATCCACCCTCGTGGGGCCATGCGCGACTGTGAATGCCGCTTGATCGTGGCTGGGTGGGGTAAGAAATGTTGTAGGGTTGTTCGACACGCCGAAGCCTTCGACGGGAAGGCCGACCCGGTTTTTGTCGAATTTCCCGTTGCCATTTTCATCGTGGTAGGCCGTGGCGGCGTAGATGCCGGGCTTAGAGAGGCTCACGCAGAACTCCACGGTTTCCTGGTTCGCAGCGAAGCGTTGCTTGAATATTTTCTTTCCCTTGACGAGAAAGTCCTTGGGCTTGTCCCCGTACAGGACGAACATCACGTAGCCCCGGTCGCTACGAAGGCCGTGGACGCGTACGTCGATAGCGGAAGAGGCTCCGTTGCAGGCCGCCTCGCTCGCCGTGATCTCGGAGCGCGCTCCCGAGGGGAACGAGAGCAGAACGGCCAGGACGAGGCCGAACAGGGTGGCTTTTCCGAAGGCCATACACACAGCATTCTCCTCGAACCCCCTCCGGAACGCAACAGCTTCCTTTTTCGCCCGCCTTCGCAAGAAGCCACGGCCGTAGCCGGAGCTACTTCGGCGGAGTGGGCTTAAGATGTTCTTCGCCCTTATTTGTGCAGTGGGGCAGAACCCTAGTGTTGCACTTGGAGTTAGAACTCAAGCCTAGTTATTTACAACGCCTTAGAAGAGGGTATAGATAAATGGAGCCACCGCCGATCCCTGGGTCAGGACAATCAGGCTTCCAAGGAGTACGAGCACTACAATTATCGGAAGGAGCCAAAACTTCTTGCGCTCCTTCATGAACGCCCAGAGTTCCATCACAAAATCGCCCACACGCACCTCCTGGTGACGAACACCTGTTTAAAACTGGTGTTTCATATGGGAATGGGGCCTCGGAGATCGGACCACTCGGTAGGTCGTACTTGACTCGGCAAACCCCTGCCTCATCGTATCCTTCCCCATCAGACGTAATACAATACCGATTGGAGTCACCAGACCATAAAACACGATGCCGAGCAAAATCCTGGTATTGATCCACCCCAGAATATGCCCGGCCCACATCCACCCTTTATGCACGGGTGCTAATACAGACGGAAGCACTCCCCCGCACGCGATGAGCAGGCCTCCAAGTGCGATTGCCCACAGGCGCAACGGCTCTCCGCGAAAGACGAGCGGCCACAGGCCGATCACGGTAAAGATTGTTCCGACCAACAATCCAAATTGCCGTAGCTCTTTGCGTGTGGCTGCTTGCTCCATGGTCTCTCTCCCTCCCCCTTCAGCTAGTCGAGCTCGA is a window from the Nitrospirota bacterium genome containing:
- a CDS encoding DUF2141 domain-containing protein, which translates into the protein MAFGKATLFGLVLAVLLSFPSGARSEITASEAACNGASSAIDVRVHGLRSDRGYVMFVLYGDKPKDFLVKGKKIFKQRFAANQETVEFCVSLSKPGIYAATAYHDENGNGKFDKNRVGLPVEGFGVSNNPTTFLTPPSHDQAAFTVAHGPTRVDIEIKY
- a CDS encoding sxtJ, translating into MEQAATRKELRQFGLLVGTIFTVIGLWPLVFRGEPLRLWAIALGGLLIACGGVLPSVLAPVHKGWMWAGHILGWINTRILLGIVFYGLVTPIGIVLRLMGKDTMRQGFAESSTTYRVVRSPRPHSHMKHQF